One region of Parambassis ranga chromosome 21, fParRan2.1, whole genome shotgun sequence genomic DNA includes:
- the LOC114426338 gene encoding katanin p60 ATPase-containing subunit A-like 1, with protein MNLEEICDNAKKGREYALLGNYDSSMVYYQGVIQQIHKQCHTLRDPAVIVRWLQVREELTEEYEQVKAIMGTLESFKTEKPNHIFTPQTEERPEDPVWPPPIPAELRNPVVVKWPSGVVQLQRKDCPALQHRGAGPAGPAGRGQAKSDRPGVRDARGIKPKDDKGKKGSGDAQEQDQKKFDGTGYDGDLVDSLERDIVSRNPNVHWDDIADLEDAKKLLKEAVVLPMWMPEFFKGIRRPWKGVLMVGPPGTGKTLLAKAVATECGTTFFNVSSSTLNSKYRGESEKLVRLLFEMARFYAPTTIFIDEIDSICGRRGTSDEHEASRRVKSELLIQMDGVGGSLENDDPSKMVMVLAATNFPWDIDEALRRRLEKRIYIPLPAAVGRVELLKINLRELELAADIDLDLIAEMTEGYSGSDITTVCRDASMVAMRRRIQGLTPEEIRALSKDELQMPVTMEDFTLTLKKVSKSVSAADLEKYVAWMGEFGSV; from the exons ATGAATTTGGAAGAGATATGCGACAATGCTAAGAAGGGCCGGGAGTACGCCCTGCTCGGGAACTACGACTCCTCCATGGTGTACTACCAGGGTGTCATCCAACAGATCCACAAGCAGTGTCACACCCTCAGAGACCCCGCCGTCATAGTCAGGTGGCTACAG gtcagagaggagctcaCTGAGGAGTATGAGCAAGTAAAAGCTATCATGGGGACCCTGGAGAGCTTTAAAACAGAGAAGCCAAACCACATCTTCACCCCTCAGACGGAGGAGAGACCAGAGGATCCAGTCTGGCCTCCCCCCATCCCTGCAGAGCTCAG AAACCCTGTTGTGGTGAAGTGGCCCAGCGGTGTTGtacagctgcagaggaaggaCTGTCCCGCCCTGCAGCATCGAGGAGCAGGGCCAGCAGGACCAGCAGGCCGCGGCCAGGCCAAATCAGATCGGCCCGGAGTCAGAGATGCCCGAGGCATAAAACCCAAAGACGATAAG ggAAAGAAAGGATCTGGAGACGCACAGGAGCAGGACCAGAAGAAGTTTGACGGCACAGGATATGATGGTGACTTAGTGGACTCCCTGGAGAGAGACATCGTGTCCCGTAATCCTAATGTCCACTG GGACGACATCGCCGATCTGGAGGATGCCAAAAAGCTGCTGAAAGAGGCGGTGGTGCTCCCCATGTGGATGCCTGAATTCTTTAAGGGCATTCGTCGCCCTTGGaag GGTGTGTTAATGGTCGGCCCTCCAGGGACCGGGAAGACCCTGTTAGCCAAAGCTGTGGCCACCGAATGTGGGACTACTTTCTTCAACgtgtcctcctccaccctcaacTCCAAATACAGGGGCGAGTCGGAGAAACTCGTCCGTCTGCTGTTTGAAATG gcCAGATTTTATGCACCCACAACCATCTTCATAGACGAGATTGACTCCATCTGTGGCAGGAGAGGAACATCTGACGAGCACGAAGCCAGCCGCAGGGTCAAATCCGAGCTTCTGATCCAGATGGACG GTGTGGGAGGATCCCTGGAGAATGACGACCCCTCTAAGATGGTGATGGTGCTCGCTGCCACAAACTTCCCCTGGGACATCGACGAGGCGCTGCGACGGCGGCTGGAGAAGCGGATCTACATCCCCCTGCCAGCAG CTGTGGGCCGCGTAGAGCTTCTAAAGATCAACCTGAGGGAGCTGGAGTTGGCTGCGGACATTGATCTGGACCTCATCGCTGAGATGACTGAGGGTTACTCCGGATCAGACATCACCACTGTCTGCAG GGATGCGTCCATGGTGGCGATGCGCCGTCGAATCCAAGGCCTCACCCCCGAAGAGATAAGAGCTCTGTCTAAAGACGAGCTGCAGATGCCTGTGACCATGGAGGACTTCACTCTAACGCTCAAGAAAGTCTCAAAGTCCGTTTCTGCTGCAGACCTTGAAAAATACGTGGCCTGGATGGGCGAGTTCGGGTCAGTGTAG
- the LOC114426340 gene encoding ras-related protein Rab-33B isoform X2 — protein sequence MAIENKPGERFDTVFSRNDSLELSSGVDYDSGHARIFKIIVIGDSNVGKTCLTYRFCGGTFLKNPEATIGVDFRERTLELDGESIKIWDTAGQERFRKSMVEHYYRSVHAVIFVYDVTSLASFESIPEWVEECSRHSVAPLVPRILVGNKCDLRERREVSTSAAHCLADSYNFPLFETSAKDPSEKEHVDAIFLTLAYRLKSHKPLRLKQPSESSVGHLWNQREQTTGVCRC from the exons ATGGCAATAGAAAACAAACCTGGGGAGCGTtttgacacagttttcagtcgAAATGACTCCTTAGAGCTCTCCTCTGGTGTCGACTATGATTCCGGACACGCTCGGATTTTTAAGATAATCGTCATAGGAGACTCCAACGTGGGGAAGACGTGTCTGACTTACCGCTTCTGCGGGGGCACTTTCCTGAAAAACCCGGAGGCAACTATCGGGGTGGATTTCAGAGAGAGGACGCTGGAGCTGGATGGAGAGAGCATCAAG ATTTGGGACACAGCGGGTCAGGAGCGTTTCAGGAAGAGCATGGTGGAGCACTACTACCGCAGCGTTCATGCGGTCATCTTTGTGTACGACGTGACCAGCCTCGCCTCCTTCGAGAGCATCCCGGAGTGGGTGGAGGAGTGTAGTCGTCACTCTGTGGCGCCCCTGGTGCCCCGAATCCTGGTGGGAAACAAATGCGACCTGAGGGAGCGCAGGGAGGTGTCCACGTCAGCCGCGCACTGCCTCGCTGACAGCTACAACTTCCCTCTGTTTGAGACTTCGGCTAAGGACCCGTCAGAGAAGGAGCACGTCGATGCTATCTTTCTGACTTTAGCGTACAGGCTGAAGAGCCACAAACCTTTGAGACTAAAGCAGCCGAGCGAGAGCAGTGTCGGGCATCTGTGGAACCAAAGGGAGCAGACAACAGGGGTTTGTCGATGCTGA
- the LOC114426340 gene encoding ras-related protein Rab-33B isoform X1: MAIENKPGERFDTVFSRNDSLELSSGVDYDSGHARIFKIIVIGDSNVGKTCLTYRFCGGTFLKNPEATIGVDFRERTLELDGESIKLQIWDTAGQERFRKSMVEHYYRSVHAVIFVYDVTSLASFESIPEWVEECSRHSVAPLVPRILVGNKCDLRERREVSTSAAHCLADSYNFPLFETSAKDPSEKEHVDAIFLTLAYRLKSHKPLRLKQPSESSVGHLWNQREQTTGVCRC; the protein is encoded by the exons ATGGCAATAGAAAACAAACCTGGGGAGCGTtttgacacagttttcagtcgAAATGACTCCTTAGAGCTCTCCTCTGGTGTCGACTATGATTCCGGACACGCTCGGATTTTTAAGATAATCGTCATAGGAGACTCCAACGTGGGGAAGACGTGTCTGACTTACCGCTTCTGCGGGGGCACTTTCCTGAAAAACCCGGAGGCAACTATCGGGGTGGATTTCAGAGAGAGGACGCTGGAGCTGGATGGAGAGAGCATCAAG CTGCAGATTTGGGACACAGCGGGTCAGGAGCGTTTCAGGAAGAGCATGGTGGAGCACTACTACCGCAGCGTTCATGCGGTCATCTTTGTGTACGACGTGACCAGCCTCGCCTCCTTCGAGAGCATCCCGGAGTGGGTGGAGGAGTGTAGTCGTCACTCTGTGGCGCCCCTGGTGCCCCGAATCCTGGTGGGAAACAAATGCGACCTGAGGGAGCGCAGGGAGGTGTCCACGTCAGCCGCGCACTGCCTCGCTGACAGCTACAACTTCCCTCTGTTTGAGACTTCGGCTAAGGACCCGTCAGAGAAGGAGCACGTCGATGCTATCTTTCTGACTTTAGCGTACAGGCTGAAGAGCCACAAACCTTTGAGACTAAAGCAGCCGAGCGAGAGCAGTGTCGGGCATCTGTGGAACCAAAGGGAGCAGACAACAGGGGTTTGTCGATGCTGA
- the kbtbd7 gene encoding kelch repeat and BTB domain-containing protein 7, with protein MASALSCFSGPEVLEDVNHARGLMDELKLLYDCRLLGDVTIGVECEEEETPEARGDIDQLFLCSRNVLAAASPYFKSMFTGGLTESMQERVVIRGVDSESMSVIIDYCYTGRVTITEGNVQRLYAAANMLQLEYIRKACSSFMTRRLDLSNCVGILKFADTYDNPELKENAQAFIARNFSQLCSSGELCELDLGQMKDLLSLDTLDVDCEKKVCSAALQWIEVNTPEKKEDVSQVLKCVRWNLFTEKDKCYLESLMSRPFVEKYLALFFNKSAEDSCGMSAPVDVPKHRIGVSAKEMILFFGLPNDNIMCCDPYSEDLYFMAPPLEDLSSQDYKRSTMESLIACATPENNLYLASHLSKHFWLYNPVLNSWQELAERPLERIHSGMGYLNGHVYLLGGRNPVSDARLKEVECYSVQRNQWTFVAPLPHSLGKMQVVALNDHLYVVNKRRMLCYDPKRNRWRHCGSLRRDKLHKACVFQDQIVCVCDIPVVKAYSPTRGEWKRLGDIPIDSRALNYQVIQHNNKLLLLTQTLLQHNKNRVLIHEYDPARDTWKNVMAVYVSTLGPVCVSTRVYPACLGSAHSFSTEEDDDSGSSADWDFDGLTDPDSDSGSSSSFSDENW; from the coding sequence ATGGCTTCTGCGCTGAGCTGCTTCAGTGGTCCGGAGGTGCTGGAGGACGTGAATCACGCTCGAGGTTTGATGGATGAGCTGAAGTTACTGTACGACTGCCGGCTGCTCGGGGACGTCACCATCGGAGTGGAGtgcgaggaagaggagacccCGGAGGCCAGAGGCGACATCGACCAACTTTTCCTGTGCAGCCGGAACGTCCTGGCAGCTGCCAGCCCCTACTTCAAAAGCATGTTCACCGGGGGGCTGACCGAGAGCATGCAGGAGAGAGTGGTCATCCGCGGGGTGGACTCTGAATCCATGTCTGTCATCATTGACTACTGTTACACCGGCAGGGTGACCATCACGGAGGGCAACGTGCAGAGGCTGTACGCAGCTGCcaacatgctgcagctggagTACATCAGGAAGGCCTGCTCCAGCTTCATGACCAGGAGGCTGGACCTCTCCAACTGTGTGGGCATCCTGAAGTTTGCAGACACCTATGACAACCCCGAACTGAAGGAGAACGCACAGGCCTTCATAGCCAGGAACTTCAGCCAGCTGTGCAGCTCCGGGGAGCTCTGCGAGCTGGACCTGGGGCAGATGAAGGACCTGCTGTCTCTGGATACTCTGGACGTGGACTGTGAGAAGAAGGTGTGCTCGGCGGCTCTGCAGTGGATCGAGGTGAACACGCCTGAGAAGAAGGAGGATGTGTCCCAGGTGCTGAAGTGTGTGCGCTGGAACCTGTTTACTGAGAAGGACAAGTGTTATCTGGAGAGCCTGATGTCCAGGCCTTTCGTTGAGAAATACCTGGCTCTGTTTTTTAACAAGTCTGCAGAGGACAGCTGTGGAATGTCGGCGCCTGTGGACGTACCTAAACACAGGATAGGTGTGAGCGCAAAAGAAATGATTCTCTTCTTTGGCCTACCCAACGACAACATAATGTGCTGTGACCCGTACTCTGAGGACTTGTACTTCATGGCTCCTCCTTTAGAAGACCTCAGCAGTCAGGATTACAAACGCTCCACCATGGAGTCCTTAATCGCCTGTGCCACGCCTGAAAACAATTTGTACCTCGCCTCTCACCTCTCCAAACACTTCTGGCTGTACAACCCCGTTCTCAACAGCTGGCAGGAGCTGGCAGAGCGGCCGCTGGAGAGGATCCACTCTGGGATGGGCTACCTCAACGGCCACGTGTACCTGCTCGGAGGAAGAAACCCGGTGAGCGACGCCAGGCTAAAGGAGGTTGAGTGTTACAGTGTCCAGAGGAACCAGTGGACGTTTGTGGCCCCTCTGCCTCACTCTCTGGGTAAAATGCAGGTGGTGGCGCTGAACGATCATCTGTATGTGGTGAACAAAAGGAGAATGCTCTGCTACGATCCTAAGAGGAACCGCTGGCGGCACTGTGGGTCGCTCAGAAGAGACAAGCTTCACAaagcgtgtgtgtttcaggaccagATCGTCTGCGTGTGCGACATCCCCGTGGTGAAGGCCTACAGCCCCACCAGGGGCGAGTGGAAGAGGCTGGGCGACATTCCCATTGACAGCCGGGCTCTAAACTACCAGGTGATCCAGCacaacaacaagctgctgctgctcactcagACTCTACTGCAGCACAACAAGAACAGAGTCCTCATCCACGAGTACGACCCCGCCAGGGACACGTGGAAGAACGTCATGGCGGTGTACGTGTCCACGCTGGGACCCGTGTGCGTTTCAACACGCGTGTACCCAGCATGCCTGGGCTCTGCGCACAGCTTCTCCACAGAGGAGGACGACGACAGCGGCTCCAGCGCCGACTGGGACTTTGACGGGTTGACGGATCCAGACTCGGACTCTGGCAGCTCCAGCTCGTTCTCAGATGAGAACTGGTAG
- the slain1a gene encoding SLAIN motif-containing protein 1a — protein MEAEVLNPQMMADVNGNNKITNAELEVLKLQELVRKLEKQNEQLRTRANAVNNRSIGPAPLRTALSLSCLRGGADSFSCKYDISSPTQSRPCVPAPRGPAEEPFAYFQASSVSPGDDAAVEEEEEEEEEEDSSAAGDATVLDEVDVLDLNVVLPVGTPESWLYVSPRAKLQAESILSPLQWCRQVLDHPGPEVALARMTFRHRIDQAKRWRGVSPVRPYSCVEGLSTLSCPVLPYSKSAALTEPPASLPSSGQSPPLRASCSLSDRAPTFLSNSTLHNVGRQHAAITPQSSVDSDVGVSELEEDSISMSYKLQDMTDVEVMARLQEESLRQDYASTSATAAASRRNSIFSLHSLRRSEMDLEEEDEEEEEGYDQLPPPQPPLFRTGSMQRGSLPHSHTFSSIRDCRRSTATPQFSLSGLSQYSGPSSLITETQSAYRNSTDKLRRSMPNLIRAPSMPSVPSVPCLASPVNPPSHGPSSLPAMSSLRTSQSFDSSNGLARLQSSIPSPGQLSQRVQSVGNFPTTPRHPLKATAYVSPTVQQGPTATSLSTSTSLHSISSSTALPQPLKPSSSSSSLLPQVLKTNTNQSGVPRSSLPRPASFVGTSGLPRASKITQPTRSLLTPPKSLAALSALRDASWKDGCY, from the exons ATGGAAGCAGAGGTGTTGAACCCCCAGATGATGGCAGACGTCAATGGCAACAATAAAATCACCAACGCGGAGCTGGAGGTGTTGAAGCTGCAGGAATTGGTCCGAAAATTGGAGAAGCAAAACGAACAATTGCGGACTCGAGCGAACGCTGTAAACAACCGCTCCATCGGCCCTGCTCCTCTCCGGACCGCGCTGTCGTTGTCGTGCCTGCGCGGGGGTGCTGACAGTTTCTCCTGTAAATATGACATTTCTAGTCCGACACAGTCCCGTCCCTGTGTCCCGGCACCTCGAGGTCCGGCGGAGGAGCCGTTCGCCTATTTCCAGGCGAGCTCGGTGTCTCCTGGTGATGATGCCGccgtggaggaggaggaggaggaggaggaggaggaggacagcagcgCCGCTGGAGACGCAACTGTTCTGGATGAGGTGGATGTTTTGGACCTGAACGTCGTGCTCCCCGTCGGGACGCCTGAAAGCTG GCTGTACGTGAGTCCCAGAGCTAAGCTGCAAGCTGAAAGCATCCTCAGCCCTCTGCAGTGGTGCAGGCAGGTACTGGACCACCCGGGGCCAGAGGTGGCGCTGGCCAGGATGACGTTCCGCCACAGAATAGACCAAG CCAAGCGTTGGCGAGGAGTCTCTCCTGTCCGTCCGTACAGCTGCGTAGAAGGCCTGTCCACCCTCAGCTGCCCCGTCCTGCCTTACTCTAAATCTGCTGCACTAACAGAGCCCCCAG CCTCGTTACCGTCCTCCGGCCAGTCTCCCCCTCTCAGGGccagctgcagcctcagtgaCCGAGCGCCCACCTTCCTGTCAAACTCCACTCTCCACA atgtgGGTCGCCAACATGCAGCAATCACTCCTCAGTCTTCCGTGGACAGTGACGTGGGTGTGTCAGAGCTGGAGGAAGACTCCATCTCTATGAGCTACAAACTGCAGGACATGACAGACGTGGAGGTCATGGCACGACTTCAGGAGGAGA GTCTCCGACAGGACTACGCCTCTACCTCAGCCACAGCCGCAGCCAGCCGTCGCAACTCCATCTTCTCCCTGCACTCCCTCAGGCGCAGTGAGAtggacctggaggaggaggacgaggaggaggaagagggctaCGACCAGCTCCCTCCTCCGCAGCCTCCGCTCTTCCGCACAGGGTCTATGCAGCGGGGCAGCCTGCCCCACTCTCACACCTTCTCCAGTATCAGAGACTGCAGACGCAGCACAGCCACCCCTCAGTTTTCACTCAGCGGACTCTCACAGTACTCTGGACCCTCCAGCCtgatcacagaaacacagtcagCATACAGGAATAGCACAG acaaGCTCCGGAGAAGCATGCCAAACCTGATCCGAGCTCCCAGCATGCCTAGTGTTCCCAGTGTTCCATGCCTGGCCTCCCCTGTCAACCCACCCTCCCATGGCCCCTCCTCCCTGCCAGCGATGTCCTCCCTCCGGACCAGCCAGAGCTTTGACTCATCCAATGGGCTTGCTCGACTCCAGTCCTCCA TTCCTTCTCCAGGCCAGCTCAGTCAGCGGGTCCAGAGTGTCGGGAACTTCCCCACCACTCCACGACACCCGCTGAAAGCCACAGCCTACGTAAGCCCCACAGTGCAACAGGGTCCCACCGCCACCTCTCTGTCCACCTCCACCAGTTTGCACTCCATCTCCAGCAGCACCGCACTGCCTCAGCCCCtcaaacccagcagcagcagcagcagtttgctGCCACAGGTCCTGAAAACCAACACCAACCAGTCGGGTGTCCCCCGCAGCTCCCTCCCTCGGCCGGCTTCCTTCGTAGGAACGAGTGGGCTTCCACGAGCGAGCAAAATCACACAACCCACACGCAG CTTGCTGACTCCTCCAAAGAGCCTGGCTGCTCTGAGCGCTCTGAGGGACGCCAGCTGGAAAGATGGCTGCTACTGA